One part of the Ailuropoda melanoleuca isolate Jingjing chromosome 6, ASM200744v2, whole genome shotgun sequence genome encodes these proteins:
- the AS3MT gene encoding arsenite methyltransferase isoform X2 — MSRLHWKLLEAAAGSCIPQREEPGAPPGAGSGSPPLRGAYLPAPGRGLGSARPRRAARRSAPVLQCRGRGDGAQRFRLSASFFLLLAMAAPRDAEIRKDVQNYYGQVLKKSADLQTSACVTAARLVPKHIREALTNVHEEVALRYYGCGLVIPECLENCWILDLGSGSGRDCYVLSQLVGETGHVTGIDMTENQVEVAKKYIEYHMEKYGFQTPNVTFLHGYMENLEETGIKNESYDIVISNCVINLVPDKQAVLQEAYRVLKHGGELYFSDVYASLELPEEIRTHRILWGDCRFVSATFRLFKLPKTGPAERCQVTYNGGIIGHEKELIFDANFTFKEGEIVEVDEETAAILKNSRFAQNFLIRPIGEKLPAHSGYSALGSKGIITDPFKLAGESDNAKPRCSSDVAGGCCL, encoded by the exons ATGAGCCGACTGCATTGGAAGCTCCTGGAAGCAGCGGCGGGTTCCTGCATCCCGCAGCGGGAGGAGCCCGGGGCACCACCTGGTGCAGGCTCGGGAAGCCCGCCCCTCAGGGGAGCGTACCTGCCGGCCCCGGGGCGGGGCCTCGGGAGCGCTCGGCCTCGGAGAGCCGCTCGCCGCAGTGCTCCAGTCCTGCAGTGCAGAGGCCGAGGAGACG GTGCTCAGCGCTTTCGCCTTTcagcttccttttttctcctcctggcAATGGCCGCCCCCCGCGACGCTGAGATCCGGAAGGACGTGCAG AACTACTATGGGCAGGTGCTGAAGAAATCAGCAGACCTCCAGACCAGTGCCTGTGTCACTGCGGCCAGACTGGTCCCCAAGCACATCCGGGAAGCCTTGACAAATGTACATGAAGAAGTAGCCTTGAG GTATTATGGCTGTGGTCTGGTCATCCCTGAGTGTCTGGAAAACTGCTGGATTTTGGATCTGGGCAGTGGAAGTGGCAGAGATTGCTATGTACTGAGTCAGCTGGTTGGTGAGACTGGACATGTCACTGGGATAGACATGACAGAAAATCAG GTAGAAGTGGCTAAGAAGTATATTGAATATCACATGGAAAAATATGGCTTCCAGACACCCAATGTGACTTTTCTTCATGGCTACATGGAGAATTTGGAGGAGACTGGAATCAAGAATGAGAGTTACGATATTGTTAT ATCAAATTGTGTCATTAACCTTGTGCCTGATAAGCAAGCAGTGCTGCAGGAGGCGTACCGAGTGCTAAag CATGGGGGGGAGCTGTATTTCAGTGACGTCTATGCTAGCCTTGAATTACCAGAAGAAATCAGGACACACAGAATTTTATGGG GTGACTGTCGTTTTGTTTCTGCGACGTTTCGCCTCTTCAAACTCCCTAAGACAGGACCAGCCGAAAGATGCCAAGTGACTTACAATGGAGGAATCATAGGACATGAAAAAGAACTAATATTTGATGCAAATTTCACAtttaag GAAGGTGAAATTGTTGAAGTGGATGAAGAAACGGCAGCTATCTTGAAGAATTCACGATTCGCCCAGAATTTTCTGATCAGACCAATTGGAGAGAAGCTGCCAGCACATAGTGGCTATTCTGCTTTAGGATCAAAG GGTATAATCACAGATCCATTCAAGCTTGCAGGAGAGTCTGACAATGCAAAGCCCAGATGTTCCTCTGATGTTGCCGGAGGCTGCTGTCTGTAA
- the AS3MT gene encoding arsenite methyltransferase isoform X1 has product MSRLHWKLLEAAAGSCIPQREEPGAPPGAGSGSPPLRGAYLPAPGRGLGSARPRRAARRSAPVLQCRGRGDGAQRFRLSASFFLLLAMAAPRDAEIRKDVQNYYGQVLKKSADLQTSACVTAARLVPKHIREALTNVHEEVALRYYGCGLVIPECLENCWILDLGSGSGRDCYVLSQLVGETGHVTGIDMTENQVEVAKKYIEYHMEKYGFQTPNVTFLHGYMENLEETGIKNESYDIVISNCVINLVPDKQAVLQEAYRVLKHGGELYFSDVYASLELPEEIRTHRILWGECLGGALYWKDLAILAQKIGFCTPRLVTANLITVQNKELERVIGDCRFVSATFRLFKLPKTGPAERCQVTYNGGIIGHEKELIFDANFTFKEGEIVEVDEETAAILKNSRFAQNFLIRPIGEKLPAHSGYSALGSKGIITDPFKLAGESDNAKPRCSSDVAGGCCL; this is encoded by the exons ATGAGCCGACTGCATTGGAAGCTCCTGGAAGCAGCGGCGGGTTCCTGCATCCCGCAGCGGGAGGAGCCCGGGGCACCACCTGGTGCAGGCTCGGGAAGCCCGCCCCTCAGGGGAGCGTACCTGCCGGCCCCGGGGCGGGGCCTCGGGAGCGCTCGGCCTCGGAGAGCCGCTCGCCGCAGTGCTCCAGTCCTGCAGTGCAGAGGCCGAGGAGACG GTGCTCAGCGCTTTCGCCTTTcagcttccttttttctcctcctggcAATGGCCGCCCCCCGCGACGCTGAGATCCGGAAGGACGTGCAG AACTACTATGGGCAGGTGCTGAAGAAATCAGCAGACCTCCAGACCAGTGCCTGTGTCACTGCGGCCAGACTGGTCCCCAAGCACATCCGGGAAGCCTTGACAAATGTACATGAAGAAGTAGCCTTGAG GTATTATGGCTGTGGTCTGGTCATCCCTGAGTGTCTGGAAAACTGCTGGATTTTGGATCTGGGCAGTGGAAGTGGCAGAGATTGCTATGTACTGAGTCAGCTGGTTGGTGAGACTGGACATGTCACTGGGATAGACATGACAGAAAATCAG GTAGAAGTGGCTAAGAAGTATATTGAATATCACATGGAAAAATATGGCTTCCAGACACCCAATGTGACTTTTCTTCATGGCTACATGGAGAATTTGGAGGAGACTGGAATCAAGAATGAGAGTTACGATATTGTTAT ATCAAATTGTGTCATTAACCTTGTGCCTGATAAGCAAGCAGTGCTGCAGGAGGCGTACCGAGTGCTAAag CATGGGGGGGAGCTGTATTTCAGTGACGTCTATGCTAGCCTTGAATTACCAGAAGAAATCAGGACACACAGAATTTTATGGG gtgAGTGCCTTGGTGGTGCTTTGTACTGGAAGGACCTTGCCATCCTCGCCCAAAAAATTGGTTTCTGCACTCCACGTTTGGTCACTGCCAATCTCATTACAgttcaaaacaaagaattagaaaGAGTGATCG GTGACTGTCGTTTTGTTTCTGCGACGTTTCGCCTCTTCAAACTCCCTAAGACAGGACCAGCCGAAAGATGCCAAGTGACTTACAATGGAGGAATCATAGGACATGAAAAAGAACTAATATTTGATGCAAATTTCACAtttaag GAAGGTGAAATTGTTGAAGTGGATGAAGAAACGGCAGCTATCTTGAAGAATTCACGATTCGCCCAGAATTTTCTGATCAGACCAATTGGAGAGAAGCTGCCAGCACATAGTGGCTATTCTGCTTTAGGATCAAAG GGTATAATCACAGATCCATTCAAGCTTGCAGGAGAGTCTGACAATGCAAAGCCCAGATGTTCCTCTGATGTTGCCGGAGGCTGCTGTCTGTAA
- the AS3MT gene encoding arsenite methyltransferase isoform X3, producing the protein MTLGPAGPESPVRADEPTALEAPGSSGGFLHPAAGGARGTTWCRLGKPAPQGSVPAGPGAGPRERSASESRSPQCSSPAVQRPRRRYYGCGLVIPECLENCWILDLGSGSGRDCYVLSQLVGETGHVTGIDMTENQVEVAKKYIEYHMEKYGFQTPNVTFLHGYMENLEETGIKNESYDIVISNCVINLVPDKQAVLQEAYRVLKHGGELYFSDVYASLELPEEIRTHRILWGECLGGALYWKDLAILAQKIGFCTPRLVTANLITVQNKELERVIGDCRFVSATFRLFKLPKTGPAERCQVTYNGGIIGHEKELIFDANFTFKEGEIVEVDEETAAILKNSRFAQNFLIRPIGEKLPAHSGYSALGSKGIITDPFKLAGESDNAKPRCSSDVAGGCCL; encoded by the exons ATGACGCTGGGCCCAGCAGGGCCAGAGAGCCCTGTGAGGGCAGATGAGCCGACTGCATTGGAAGCTCCTGGAAGCAGCGGCGGGTTCCTGCATCCCGCAGCGGGAGGAGCCCGGGGCACCACCTGGTGCAGGCTCGGGAAGCCCGCCCCTCAGGGGAGCGTACCTGCCGGCCCCGGGGCGGGGCCTCGGGAGCGCTCGGCCTCGGAGAGCCGCTCGCCGCAGTGCTCCAGTCCTGCAGTGCAGAGGCCGAGGAGACG GTATTATGGCTGTGGTCTGGTCATCCCTGAGTGTCTGGAAAACTGCTGGATTTTGGATCTGGGCAGTGGAAGTGGCAGAGATTGCTATGTACTGAGTCAGCTGGTTGGTGAGACTGGACATGTCACTGGGATAGACATGACAGAAAATCAG GTAGAAGTGGCTAAGAAGTATATTGAATATCACATGGAAAAATATGGCTTCCAGACACCCAATGTGACTTTTCTTCATGGCTACATGGAGAATTTGGAGGAGACTGGAATCAAGAATGAGAGTTACGATATTGTTAT ATCAAATTGTGTCATTAACCTTGTGCCTGATAAGCAAGCAGTGCTGCAGGAGGCGTACCGAGTGCTAAag CATGGGGGGGAGCTGTATTTCAGTGACGTCTATGCTAGCCTTGAATTACCAGAAGAAATCAGGACACACAGAATTTTATGGG gtgAGTGCCTTGGTGGTGCTTTGTACTGGAAGGACCTTGCCATCCTCGCCCAAAAAATTGGTTTCTGCACTCCACGTTTGGTCACTGCCAATCTCATTACAgttcaaaacaaagaattagaaaGAGTGATCG GTGACTGTCGTTTTGTTTCTGCGACGTTTCGCCTCTTCAAACTCCCTAAGACAGGACCAGCCGAAAGATGCCAAGTGACTTACAATGGAGGAATCATAGGACATGAAAAAGAACTAATATTTGATGCAAATTTCACAtttaag GAAGGTGAAATTGTTGAAGTGGATGAAGAAACGGCAGCTATCTTGAAGAATTCACGATTCGCCCAGAATTTTCTGATCAGACCAATTGGAGAGAAGCTGCCAGCACATAGTGGCTATTCTGCTTTAGGATCAAAG GGTATAATCACAGATCCATTCAAGCTTGCAGGAGAGTCTGACAATGCAAAGCCCAGATGTTCCTCTGATGTTGCCGGAGGCTGCTGTCTGTAA